Sequence from the Candidatus Thorarchaeota archaeon genome:
TCTTAGAATAATCCACTAATATTCTCTCCACCTAGCACCAGTCTTCAATTGTCATTAAGTATTTTGTAGGCAAGTGTGATGAAGAAGGAACCACCAAAAAGAAGAGAGTTTGTTCTTTCAAATCATCTCTTTCTTGGCGAAAAATACTGTCAATTAATCGACTTCAAATTGGAGAGGGGAACTGGGAAAAAGGTATGAGAAGTTAGTATCTGTCAGCTTGAGCGTGAAGTGCTGGGTATCGCTCGCACAGCCTCTGGGGACCATTCTATTGCCGTCTAGAGCCCATTCTAAGCAATTATCTTGGCAGATTCTTCGGCTTTGCCCCTGAAGTTTAGAAAACACGTTTCTTGATATCGATTCCTCGTTTCCTCATTTCAGCAATGAAATCTTCAGCTGGCACCGCCAGTTCCGGTGGCAACACTCCTCGTTCTTCTATATTCCCGTTGCAAATCATAGTGGCAACAGCAGATGCAGTAAAGGCGGTTGTTCTTGCCATTGATGTAAGCCCAGTTTTCTCGTCGTAATGATCTATCAGTTCGTACTCTAGTTTACGCGACTCGGTACCTTTCCATCCACTTACATCCACTCTCAGAAGCGTAACATCCTCTTTGACTTCCGGGAGATTCTCTTCGAGAAGTTTCTCGAGAACCCTTCTGGGTGCTACTTTCGTTCCTGCTACAGTAATTTCTTCTGAATTCATTAGGCCTAGCTTGAGCAGCGTCCACATCTTATGACCATGCCCAGGATATCGAATGGTCTTGTAATTGAGATTTTTGACTTTTCCCTCGTATGTTGACGGTAAGGTCGATGTGCCTCCACTTGTATTGAATGCCTCTAGTGTCCCAAATGGGTTGGGGAATTCGATTTGCTCAAAACCAATGAGTGGATCGTCAAAGGCAATCTTTCCCTCCTTAAGGACTCTACAGGGTTCTACGTACTCATTGATGAGGCCTTCAACAGAAAACACAAGGGAGTAGTTTAGAGGAGGTCGGGGATTCTTCGGAAGGCCTCCGACCCTGATTACGACCTCTTCGGTTCGGTCGAGATAGTCGATGCCGCTACTTGCAAGGATATTTGTCATTCCTGGAGCGAGTCCGCAGTCCGGAATCACGATGATATCAGCCTTTTTGGCAGGGTCATTCATATCCAACTGCTGTTCAACTATCTGGAAATTCCCACCCAAATCAACCATGTTCGTGGCAGTCTCAATTGCTATATCTGTATGGAGTGGATTGACTCTGTAACTCACACAACTGACTACAACATCCGCTTCTGAGAAGGCTTCCTTGAGCTCTTCTCTGTTCTCCGCATCTATTTTGAGGGGAGATACCTTCGACCCCGCAAAGTCAGCTACCTCGGTCGCTCTTTCCTTGTCTATATCGCCTACTAAGACTTCTGTGCATATGTCATGCGAAACAAGGTCAAAAGCCACACCTTTTCCCATTTGACCCGAGCCCAATACCAATGCTTTCATGTGTGCGTCTCCCATCTATGGATGACACTATATGAGCACGGTACGTAAAGAGCGTATCGGCTAAATCCAATAGGTGTTTGACTTAGACCTCTCTTGAGAATATGGCTTGCTTTGAAATGAGGTTTGGTAACAGGAGACGCTGCTTGGGTGCAAAAGCTGTCTGCTCTTGGATTCGTTCGACCAATTCTTCTGGGGTCATCTCGACATTATCACCCTCTTCTCGTCTTCGAACACTGAGCTTCCCGCTATCTTTTTCCCTATCTCCAATCACGCAGATATAGGGGACCCACATTTTCTCTGCAGATCGCACCTTCTTGCCAACGGTCATGGATCTATCATCGATTTCATACCTTATACCGGCCTCCTCGAAGACTTTGCTAAGTTCAACGCAATAATCTACGAAACTGTCGTCCAATGGAGCAAGCCTGACCTGAACTGGTGTCATCCAGAGCGGTATGTAGGGTTTCTTGCCCTTTTCCATATCCTTGTACGCCTGCTCAAGAACACCATAAAGAACTCGTTCGATGGATCCTGATGGGGAGGTATGAAGTATCAGGGGGTAATGCTCTTCTCCATCTTCTCCCACGTAGGTTATGTTAAAGCGTTTGGAGTTTTCAACGTCGATTTGGATTGTTCCGAGACATCCAGCTTTCTCCTGAGAATCAACTACGTTCCATTCACCTTTGAACACAAAGTAAGCATATCTCTCGTCGAATACTTCAAGCATGACCGGCTGTCCTACCTTTTCTACTACCCCGTTCACGAAATCTCTGTGCTCCTCAAAGAATGACTTGAGGACGCGGAAGGATACCTCGTAGTCTATTTCGAGTTCCTGATGAAGCTTCTCTACGAAATCCATTTGATTCATGACTGAGTCTTTAGCCATCTCAATATCGGATACGATTTCATGGATATCTGGCATAGTGAATGCTCTTGGTCGTCTCATTCCTGCTAGCTCTCCTGATTGCTCTCTCCTATAGGAAGGTGCGATTTCGAAGAGCTTCAACGGCAGTTGTTTGTAGGAAGCTTGGGCTTGGGATACAAGTAGGAATTGTCCAAAACAGGCAGAGAATCGAGCAAAGTAGTCTTTATCTCCGCTACGCACAACATACTGTCTAGAGGGGAATCGCTGTAGGTATGATTTGAGTGATGGATGATTGTAATCGTAGATAAGCGGCGTCTCAACTATATGCGCCCCATAGTCTACCATTTCTGCGGTTACTCTCTTCTCGACTGCTTTCTTCAGCGTTAGACCCCTGGGCGGCCAGCGGAAGTTACCGGCATCAGAACCAGGTTCATAATCCACAAGTTCCAAGTCCTTCATCAACTCAATATGCCCCGGGGGTTCGTGGGCGGTACGATCTTTGGCTATCTCGTAATCTACATACTTCCGCAGTTCATCTTTGCCGCTGAAATCGTAGTCCTCAACTTTGGTAGGTTCGCCACCAGGTTCCATGATATAGAATACGGATTTGGCTTCTTCTTCCGCCTCTAGTGCAGTCAGATCTTCAGATACTTCGACCTCTGTTCGTCCTTCAGCTTTTGAGATGTCAAGCACTTTGGATCTCTCAGCCAATGGGTGGCCTTTGCAGTGAATAGAGAATTCCTTGTACCAGCCAAATGGCACCCTAGTGACTTCATAACCCGTTTCCTGAAGCTTTGAGGCTACGTTTCGGAGAAGTGCGAGTGCAACATGTGGAGGGCTTGGATCCTCAGTAAGATGCACCCATGGATAAACAACAATTCTCTTCTCATTTACGTCCTCTGCTGCTTCAGCTATCATCTCAGCTGTTTTTTCGGTGACAAGCTCGATATCTGTACTGTCACTTTTTTCTCCTGCGATGAAGTTGACTAAACATGAATCCGAAATCGATATAGATTCATCTTCGACTTCTTCAGCATTCTTCAGAGCCTTCTTTTTGAGCTCAAATGAAAAGCTGTTACTGTGGATTTGAAGCATCCTCATGTTGAGAACCCGTGTCTGTGGTTGTATTTCATCTTCTTAAGAATGATGC
This genomic interval carries:
- a CDS encoding saccharopine dehydrogenase NADP-binding domain-containing protein, giving the protein MKALVLGSGQMGKGVAFDLVSHDICTEVLVGDIDKERATEVADFAGSKVSPLKIDAENREELKEAFSEADVVVSCVSYRVNPLHTDIAIETATNMVDLGGNFQIVEQQLDMNDPAKKADIIVIPDCGLAPGMTNILASSGIDYLDRTEEVVIRVGGLPKNPRPPLNYSLVFSVEGLINEYVEPCRVLKEGKIAFDDPLIGFEQIEFPNPFGTLEAFNTSGGTSTLPSTYEGKVKNLNYKTIRYPGHGHKMWTLLKLGLMNSEEITVAGTKVAPRRVLEKLLEENLPEVKEDVTLLRVDVSGWKGTESRKLEYELIDHYDEKTGLTSMARTTAFTASAVATMICNGNIEERGVLPPELAVPAEDFIAEMRKRGIDIKKRVF
- a CDS encoding threonine--tRNA ligase, whose protein sequence is MRMLQIHSNSFSFELKKKALKNAEEVEDESISISDSCLVNFIAGEKSDSTDIELVTEKTAEMIAEAAEDVNEKRIVVYPWVHLTEDPSPPHVALALLRNVASKLQETGYEVTRVPFGWYKEFSIHCKGHPLAERSKVLDISKAEGRTEVEVSEDLTALEAEEEAKSVFYIMEPGGEPTKVEDYDFSGKDELRKYVDYEIAKDRTAHEPPGHIELMKDLELVDYEPGSDAGNFRWPPRGLTLKKAVEKRVTAEMVDYGAHIVETPLIYDYNHPSLKSYLQRFPSRQYVVRSGDKDYFARFSACFGQFLLVSQAQASYKQLPLKLFEIAPSYRREQSGELAGMRRPRAFTMPDIHEIVSDIEMAKDSVMNQMDFVEKLHQELEIDYEVSFRVLKSFFEEHRDFVNGVVEKVGQPVMLEVFDERYAYFVFKGEWNVVDSQEKAGCLGTIQIDVENSKRFNITYVGEDGEEHYPLILHTSPSGSIERVLYGVLEQAYKDMEKGKKPYIPLWMTPVQVRLAPLDDSFVDYCVELSKVFEEAGIRYEIDDRSMTVGKKVRSAEKMWVPYICVIGDREKDSGKLSVRRREEGDNVEMTPEELVERIQEQTAFAPKQRLLLPNLISKQAIFSREV